One Rhizoctonia solani chromosome 1, complete sequence DNA window includes the following coding sequences:
- a CDS encoding RNA polymerase II transcription mediator complex subunit 9, with amino-acid sequence MSVPQPTSNSALNQATFESLLPSVVQITQSTQPQPQSQPPAQTQQQQQEIAKATMALRTQLAAARDQVDALPGGEMLLKDQQEVIQMLKEMRSQRR; translated from the exons ATGTCCGTGCCCCAGCCAACATCGAATAGCGCTCTCAACCAGGCAACATTTGAATCTCTCCTGCCCTCGGTCGTTCAGATTACCCAATCCacccagccccagccccaaTCTCAGCCACCTGCCCAAAcccagcaacagcagcaggaAATAGCCAAGGCC ACAATGGCTCTCCGCACACAGCTGGCCGCAGCCCGGGACCAAGTCGACGCTCTGCCGGGAGGAGAAATGTTGCTCAAGGACCAGCAAGAGGTTATTCAGATGCTCAAAGAGATGAGATCTCAGCGCCG CTAG
- a CDS encoding Daxx domain protein, translating into MSALLEHFKPPPLASDPPAKTKYWPAPPKGSTGGILQRSKAGSIAASLSSNGSPMGSPVSRVSFAPLPDVAARKRRNSITLGVAARSATLRAQRMGPHLHPPSHPHPGPRRHGHPHPHPGPAPGRPRRRPVAIDAGKKLWRAISRKPSMASDSGRPNMHSVHRSHPAHGEMGGPTVGAMGHNTEREISVRGFAVPEDDEEESDDEEEDEEEDEEEEEEAQHRTEDYVAGVQAMHISVIDGEEEESIQPDHIRPTRLSPPPLTRSETDSSASAASTPSQSQEQEPPAVIGKDSLF; encoded by the exons ATGTCCGCCCTCCTCGAGCACTTCAAGCCTCCCCCACTCGCCTCGGATCCCCCGGCCAAGACCAAGTACTGGCCTGCTCCGCCCAAGGGTTCGACTGGTGGTATTCTCCAGCGATCCAAGGCTGGGTCGATAGCCGCTTCGTTGTCCTCGAATGGATCGCCCATGGGCAGTCCAGTCTCTCGCGTGTCGTTTGCGCCGCTTCCGGATGTTGCAGCACGTAAACGAAGAAACTCGATTACACTCGGTGTAGCTGCACGAAGCGCAACTCTACGCGCACAGAGAATGGGGCCCCATCTTCATCCTCCTTCTCACCCGCATCCTGGCCCGAGACGTCATGGCCATCCCCATCCTCATCCTGGCCCCGCACCCGGTCGTCCCCGGCGGAGACCAG TGGCCATCGATGCTGGCAAAAAGCTTTGGCGGGCCATATCTCGTAAACCGAGTATGGCTAGTGATTCTGGTCGTCCGAATATGCATAGTGTGCACCGATCACATCCAGCACACGGAGAGATGGGTGGTCCCACTGTGGGTGCTATGGGGCACAACACCGAGAGAGAGATTAGCGTTCGCGGGTTTGCTGTTCCTGAAGATGACGAAGAGGAGAGCGatgatgaagaagaggatgaggaagaggacgaagaggaagaggaagaagcgcaGCACAGGACAGAAGACTACGTCGCTGGCGTTCAGGCGATGCACATCTCGGTCATTGAtggcgaggaggaagagagcATCCAGCCTGATCACATACGCCCTACACGCTTATCGCCCCCACCGCTCACTCGATCCGAGACCGACAGCTCTGCCAGCGCAGCGTCCACACCGAGTCAGAGCCAGGAACAAGAACCGCCCGCAGTGATAGGAAAGGACAGCTTGTTTTGA
- a CDS encoding Zinc finger, C3HC4 type (RING finger) protein encodes MDALRSLPQSLSAVRANLRHIVSELVGGKVEISYVPAPSSTPLPSPSPSPSPTLGPQPPVDKMPSPWGFMTSGYALGLLLMAVLLNRITNVVVPPRQNPPLRRYSRRRRWLPSLLPINISATHTRFISRVPSMTLLATSLFLLTIALVQAADIWEPLDMEPGRIWYLELCRWAAEKEMAYVCWTTYLAVCVAMVMNTLTRGLEGVASEGPHAFNLFGYSFLLHIYASPIMHQSPKHSAAHASTPSRPDKHVLITIILPLLQLSILHVLAINKRLSRQRLIPTTVCGLLSITHFTYVTLFSKSTYPFFTYLNSLLEAFLVGIIVLTGRFVWNPFAEEDGLAHQSLLPSRSDDYAVALLKLGSACIEVTAMAGFGNEVSPIHTPDTIYISHSGPIIPKLPNAPSGLAREIKSVHAVEAENSSTHAWLDVAWTKEVGRFGERVARVAKGVWGAVTRRERAREERGRVVARPKVEGEVYDIREVYARYLLGEEIVSDDEDDEFRPGAEAEDSESDLDGLSEDEEEEQEEREEQEEGEEEEEDVSAPTLYADLARRSLPPQSRSRESSPSVPALTPMLIAHLTSPSKTPLTRNKYTALSYPPTTLIAPSSRESQSQMQAQRDSEDPRATCVVCTVEPRSVICWPCRCLALCDECRGSLASRMGAGKHQCPCCRRGVEGYSRIYIP; translated from the exons ATGGATGCCCTACGTTCCCTACCCCAGTCGCTGTCGGCCGTACGTGCCAATCTACGGCACATTGTGAGTGAACTAGTCGGAGGAAAAGTCGAAATATCCTATGTCCCCGCACCCAGTAGCACCCCTCTTCCCTCTCCTTCTCCCTCTCCGTCTCCGACTCTGGGACCACAGCCGCCAGTCGATAAGATGCCTAGTCCATGGGGGTTCATGACGAGCGGGTATGCACTGGGGTTACTGCTTATG GCAGTGCTCCTCAACCGAATCACAAACGTCGTAGTACCACCGCGCCAAAACCCTCCCCTACGACGATACTCCCGCCGAAGACGATGGCTCCCGTCTCTTCTCCCCATCAACATATCAGCCACCCATACCCGTTTCATATCTCGTGTCCCGAGCATGACTCTGCTCGCTACCTCTTTGTTTTTGCTTACCATCGCCCTGGTGCAAGCCGCCGACATATGGGAGCCCCTCGACATGGAACCGGGCAGGATCTGGTACCTCGAGCTCTGTCGGTGGGCTGCGGAAAAGGAAATGGCCTATGTCTGTTGGACGACCTATTTGGCCGTGTGCGTCGCGATGGTCATGAACACTTTGACTAGGGGACTAGAGGGCGT GGCGTCCGAAGGTCCACATGCTTTCAACCTA TTTGGGTATAGCTTTCTCTTGCATATCTATGCGAGCCCTATCATGCACCAGTCGCCCAAGCACTCGGCCGCACATGCTAGCACGCCTTCAAGGCCAGACAAACATGTGTTGATCACGATTATTCTCCCATTGCTCCAG CTTTCAATTCTGCACGTTCTCGCAATCAACAAGCGCTTGTCGCGACAGCGCCTTATCCCTACGACAGTTTGCGGCCTTTTATCCATCACACACTTTACATACGTAACGCTCTTTTCGAAATCGACTTATCCGTTTTTTACATATCTCAACTCACTCCTCGAGGCGTTTTTGGTCGGGATTATCGTTTTGACTG GACGATTCGTATGGAACCCGTTTGCAGAGGAAGATGGACTCGCGCATCAGAGTCTACTCCCAAGCAGATCGGACGATTATGCAGTCGCATTATTAAAGCTCGGCTCGGCATGTATCGAAGTAACTGCCATGGCCGGATTCGGAAACGAG GTCTCACCGATCCACACACCCGATACAATCTACATCTCCCACTCTGGCCCCATCATCCCCAAGCTTCCCAACGCACCCTCTGGCCTGGCGCGCGAAATCAAATCTGTCCACGCGGTCGAGGCCGAGAATAGCAGCACGCACGCGTGGCTCGATGTTGCTTGGACAAAAGAGGTCGGGCGCTTTGGGGAACGCGTCGCGCGCGTTGCCAAGGGTGTTTGGGGAGCCGTGACGAGGCGGGAGAGAGCGAGGGAGGAACGAGGGAGGGTGGTGGCGAGACCCAAGGTGGAAGGTGAAGTATATGATATTCGGGAGGTGTATGCGCGGTATTTGTTGGGTGAGGAGATCGTGAgcgatgatgaagatgacgAGTTCAGACCTGGAGCCGAGGCGGAAGATTCAGAGTCTGATTTGGACGGACTTTccgaggatgaagaggaagagcaagaagaacgagaagaacaagaagagggggaagaggaagaagaagacgTCTCGGCTCCGACTCTCTATGCCGACCTTGCACGCAGATCTCTCCCTCCCCAATCTCGCTCGCGTGAATCTTCGCCGAGTGTACCGGCGCTGACACCCATGCTCATCGCGCACCTCACATCCCCCTCTAAAACACCCCTCACGCGAAACAAGTACACCGCGCTCTCGTACCCTCCAACGACCCTGATCGCTCCCTCTTCCAGAGAAAGTCAGTCGCAGATGCAAGCACAAAGGGACAGCGAGGACCCACGGGCGACATGCGTCGTGTGCACCGTCGAACCTCGCTCGGTGATTTGCTGGCCGTGCCGATGCCTTGCGCTCTGCGACGAGTGCAGGGGAAGCTTGGCCTCTCGGATGGGAGCTGGGAAACACCAGTGCCCGTGTTGTCGGAGGGGGGTCGAGGGATATTCGAGGATTTATATTCCGTAG
- a CDS encoding eukaryotic translation initiation factor 2C 2: MSNILPAFQLPGDNISILREPNGYYQRLLDMISRAKQRIVISTLYIGETEHQLVSTLSDALSRNSELEVTIQVDALRSTRPSKTQTSPAHLLLPLIDAYPDRVQVRLFRSPKLSGPMRFLVPRRFDEGWGTWHAKVYLVDDEVLLSGANLNSSYFTNRQDRYIHFTRSPDIADYLVRLLRVFAGYSSTLRATSESSLGYALDWPRHGSSRYSFANLAKEEINNFQTGVRCTKPQDDTGNQVVVFPMVQSGVLGIHEEERCLHALFDLLDSEELLETPLVEITSGYFALYGPYQDRAVASKADYRVVAASPSANGFLGSKGLSGRIPEGYTLLERRFWDRVLAAHRQWDEDKGIELREWSRTGWTYHAKGIWLMPSFNELPCATLFGSTNLNSRSAHLDTEISFLLSVPEHNNSLRTALKNEILNIKKNTSKVDEHTFASPERRVSLITQAIVALVGAPPPLLPLSPSSFVNYPSAAAMRDTSNATNLFGVPPRSPGTQGRQVQVRTNMFGISYPRGGQWHHYDVTIEEDGVPVDLPPPRNREIIDRLQAREAAIFRPRGVYDGRKNLFSINQFSFHPAGEFEVDTSGRPNTRRPGRRRVVKLKFAGLINMSALDPLMGGRVGIDQADATQIAVTALNYVIRMAPVTNSDYPLKGSSFFMDIPGVSKDLKRGFKLYRGFFQSVRPAIGRMLVNIDVATGVVFRPISVLDFVMEFLKLRDPRELGQLQEAQLISLTRVLKGVKVIATVPRRTDKTKSIKSFHRDGPDSYMFDKDGQQVSVSQHMRDAHGARVQYPRAPCVIINRDAAFPMEFLEIAPHQILKRPVPPDLTPDVLNFSTQRPDQRIRQITQGFQQLQYNQSDYLRGAGVQVDREPVTVQARNVSNGTWNMVRKTMFKPAKVGCWAIALFAQQGGNALGSRLAKRLAQVMKERGILVLDDEPVVSQFPVHDIPSSLTQLGKDALQRTWSLKGHPMLKGEDPRNLFKMPDLIVCVIPFPAPEIRAAIKRWGDCEMGVATQCVVGSKYAGQRNDDQYLNNLVLKVHAKLGGTNFIPRQAFQWDRPTMVMGGDVSHPPPGSRGHPSISAVVGSMDINSCQYAADSNVQASREERITGLKRTTISLVKAFAAANRNTPPQHILFFRDGLSEGQFDAFEELRIQPKLTFVCVGKGHHVRLFGDQQNVDRSGNCQPGTVVDQGITHPAIWDFYLQSHPGLKGTSSPSHYTVLLDEMGYSSDKLQSVAHALCHIYARSTRSVSIPAPVYYADIISARGNFHFTPDVHLSDDGDVDYTEQHYQQAWRPLHANQRQRMYYM; encoded by the exons atGTCGAACATACTTCCGGCATTTCAGCTACCAGGAGATAACATATCTATTTTAAGAGAGCCGAATGGATACTATCAAAGACTCCTG GATATGATATCCAGAGCCAAGCAGCGTATCGTAATTTCAACTCTGTATATTGGAGAAACAGAACATCAACTT GTGTCCACGCTCTCGGACGCATTGTCTAGAAATAGCGAGCTAGAAGTAACAATTCAAGTCGACGCGCTTCGATCAACACGCCCCTCCAAAACACAGACATCACCTGCACACTTGCTGCTCCCATTGATCGATGCTTATCCAGATCGAGTTCAAGTTAGACTATTTCGATCCCCAAAACTTAGTGGACCCATGCGTTTTCTAGTACCCCGGCGATTTGACGAAGGCTGGGGAACTTGGCACGCCAAAGTCTATCTAGTGGATGACGAGGTTTTGTTGAGTGG AGCAAATCTCAACTCGTCTTACTTTACAAATCGACAGGACCGTTATATCCATTTTACCAGATCCCCAGATATAGCCGACTACTTGGTTCGTCTGTTACGTGTATTTGCAGGGTATTCGTCAACTCTACGAGCTACCTCTGAGTCTTCATTGGGATATGCCTTGGATTGGCCGCGTCACGGTTCTTCTCGGTATAGTTTTGCAAACTTGGCAAAGGAGGAGATCAACAACTTCCAAACTGGAGTGCGTTGTACCAAACCACAGGACGATACCGGCAACCAGGTTGTTGTGTTCCCCATGGTACAGTCTGGAGTACTTGGAATACATGAAGAAGAACGATGTTTGCACGCCCTCTTCGACCTTCTTGATTCCGAGGAACTACTAGAGACACCGTTGGTCGAAATCACCAGTGGATATTTTGCCCTCTATGGCCCCTATCAAGATCGAGCAGTGGCGTCCAAGGCAGATTATCGGGTAGTTGCGGCAAGTCCAAGC GCGAACGGATTCCTTGGGTCTAAGGGGCTTTCTGGTAGAATACCTGAGGGTTACACCCTTCTTGAACGAAGATTCTGGGATCGTGTTCTCGCTGCACACCGACAATGGGATGAAGATAAAGGGATTGAGCTACGAGAATGGAGTCGAACTGGCTGGACTTATCATGCCAAAG GTATCTGGCTTATGCCATCCTTCAACGAATTACCATGTGCTACCCTTTTCGGGTCCACCAATCTTAATTCCAGATCAGCTCATCTCGACACCGAAATCTCATTTCTTCTCTCAGTCCCTGAACACAATAACTCATTGCGAACCGCCTTAAAGAACGAGATTTTGAATAtaaagaagaatacaagcaAGGTCGATGAGCACACGTTTGCATCCCCAGAAAGGAGGGTGAGCCTAATAACCCAGGCAATTGTGGCTCTTGTGGGGG CCCCTCCCCCTCTCCTCCCCCTCTCACCTAGCAGCTTTGTGAATTACCCGTCTGCCGCGGCCATGAGAGATACCAGTAACGCGACGAACCTATTCGGGGTGCCTCCGCGTTCACCCGGGACTCAGGGTCGGCAGGTTCAAGTACGAACAAATATGTTTGGTATTTCATACCCCAGGGGGGGTCAGTGGCATCACTATGATG TAACTATTGAAGAGG ACGGTGTACCAGTCGATCTCCCACCACCTCGTAACCGGGAGATAATTGACAGGCTTCAGGCTCGTGAAGCAGCCATCTTTCGGCCTCGCGGTGTTTACGATGGTCGAAAGAATTTGTTCTCCATCAACCAGTTTTCATTTCATCCGGCAGGCGAG TTTGAGGTCGATACCTCGGGTAGGCCGAACACTAGGCGGCCAGGGCGACGCCGGGTGGTTAAGCTCAAGTTTGCGGGACTCATCAACATGAG TGCACTCGACCCTCTTATGGGCGGGCGCGTCGGTATTGACCAAGCCGATGCTACTCAGATTGCTGTGACGGCTCTAAACTACGTTATTCGTATGGCTCCCGTTACAAACTCCGACTATCCCCTTAAAGGGTCATCATTTTTTATGGACATTCCTGGGGTGTCGAAAGACCTAAAGAGAGGGTTCAAACTTTATCGCGGATTTTTCCA GAGCGTGAGGCCAGCCATTGGTCGCATGCTTGTGAACATCGATGTTGCTACTGGCGTGGT CTTTCGGCCTATCTCCGTTTTGGATTTTGTCATGGAGTTTCTTAAACTTAGGGATCCTCGCGAGCTGGGCCAGCTACAGGAGGCTCAGCTAATCTCTTTGACGCGAGTCCTAAAGGGAGTCAAAGTTATCGCCACTGTTCCGAGGCGAACCGACAAGACCAAATCAATTAAGAGCTTTCATAGGGATGGGCCTGACAGCTATATGTTTGACAAGGACGGCCAACAAGTGTCCGTATCG CAACATATGCGAGACGCACACGGCGCTCGCGTTCAGTATCCGAGGGCACCCTGCGTTATTATCAATCGTGATGCCGCTTTCCCGATGGAATTCCTCGAGATTGCCCCTCACCAGATCCTCAAGCGGCCAGTGCCTCCTGATCTTACGCCTGATGTGCTGAATTTTTCCACTCAGAGACCTGATCAGCGCATTAGGCAAATTACACAAGGATTCCAG CAACTACAATATAATCAGTCGGATTATCTTCGTGGTGCTGGAGTTCAGGTCGATCGGGAGCCTGTCACAGTTCAAGCAAGG AACGTATCTAACGGGACATGGAACATGGTCCGTAAAACGATGTTCAAACCCGCAAAGGTTGGATGCTGGGCAATTGCGTTGTTTGCCCAACAAGGAGGCAATGCCCTTGGTTCTCGGTTGGCGAAGAGGTTGGCCCAAGTAATGAAGGAGCGTGGTATTT TGGTGTTGGACGATGAACCAGTTGTCTCCCAGTTCCCCGTGCATGACATTCCTTCT TCTTTAACACAGCTTGGAAAAGACGCGTTGCAAAGAACCTGGTCGCTCAAGGGCCATCCTATGCTAAAAGGAGAAGACCCTCGTAACCTGTTCAAAATGCCTGACCTCATTGTGTGTGTCATCCCGTTCCCTGCGCCAGAAATCCGGGCCGCGATCAAACGTTGGGGTGATTGCGAGATGGGTGTGGCTACACAGTGTGTGGTGGGATCGAAATATGCGGGTCAGAGAAATGACGATCAGTATCTCAATAACTTGGTCTTGAA AGTACACGCGAAACTTGGCGGGACCAACTTTATCCCACGACAAGCCTTTCAGTGGGATCGTCCAACAATGGTGATGG GTGGCGATGTGAGCCATCCTCCACCTGGTAGTCGCGGACATCCCTCAATTAGCGCTGTAGTCGGGAGCATGGACATCAATAGCTGCCAGTACGCGGCGGACTCCAACGTTCAGGCATCTCGCGAAGAAAGGATTACAGGACTGAAGCGAACGACTATCAGTCTCGTCAAGGCGTTTGCAGCGGCGAACAGGAATACTCCACCACAGCACATTCTGTTTTTCCG GGATGGGCTGTCTGAGGGCCAATTCG ATGCTTTCGAGGAGCTCCGGATTCAACCCAAGTTAACCTTTGTATGTGTCGGGAAGGGCCACCACGTTCGGCTGTTTGGGGACCAGCAGAATGTCGACCGATCTGGAAACTGCCAACCAGGCACAGTCGTAGACCAAGGTATCACGCACCC CGCTATATGGGACTTTTATCTCCAGTCTCATCCTGGGTTGAAAGGGA CTTCTTCCCCGTCCCACTATACTGTGCTCCTTGACGAGATGGGCTACTCTTCCGATAA GCTCCAAAGTGTTGCTCATGCGCTCTGTCACATTTACGCTCGATCAACTCGTAGCGTCAGTATACCTGCCCCCGTCTATT ACGCTGAT ATCATCTCCGCCCGAGGTAACTTCCATTTTACTCCTGACGTTCACCTGTCCGACGACGGTGATGTCGATTACACCGAGCAACACTACCAACAGGCCTGGCGTCCATTGCACGCCAACCAACGTCAG CGCATGTATTACATGTAA
- a CDS encoding Zinc-finger double-stranded RNA-binding domain-containing protein: protein MAYCDRCDRWFNSEYAYNAHRRDSSSHYMCWKCDKDFQTSTRLDQHLRQSSRHNYCTYCDEDFEDQDDLNEHYEDCHEFCHSCNMWLETANDLVEHNTEEHYYCVECDRLFMNLNNLQNHRNSSIHRPRNITCPGNGCNAQFVNKSALLLHFEGGSCKSGLTRQKLNRLIAERDSSNFITNPNRLLTGSTETWATQKAWNGHAYECYFCHKEFRSLAQLNQHLASPVHEQPLYHCPKLGHGCRAQFKTASGLCQHIEDGSCGVARFKAIQDSMEILVRGVRRIAF, encoded by the exons ATGGCCTATTGCGATCGTTGCGACCGTTGGTTCAACTCAGAATACGCTTACAATGCACACCGACGCGACTCTAGCAGCCATTACATGTGCTGGAAATGTGACAAGGACTTTCAAACCAGTACTCGACTTGACCAACACTTGAGGCAATCGAGTAGACATAACTATTGTACCTATTGTGATGAAGACTTTGAAGATCAAGATGACCTCAATGAACATTATGAAGACTGTCATGAATTTTGTCACTCTTGCAATATG TGGCTTGAAACGGCCAATGATTTAGTGGAGCATAATACGGAAGAACATTATTACTGTGTAGAATGCGACCGCCTATTCATGAATTTGAACAATCTTCAAAAT CATCGTAACTCTTCAATCCATCGTCCTAGGAACATTACTTGCCCAGGAAATGGGTGTAACGCTCAGTTCGTAAATAAGAGCGCTCTGCTCTTGCATTTTGAAGGAGGCAGTTGTAAATCTGGACTTACTCGCCAAAAGCTAAACCGGCTCATTGCAGAGCGCGATAGCTCCAACTTTATAACCAACCCGAACCGACTCCTCACTGGTTCGACCGAGACTTGGGCTACCCAAAAAGCTTGGAACGGACATGCATACGAATGCTATTTCTGTCACAAGGAATTCCGCTCGCTTGCTCAATTGAACCAGCATCTTGCAAGCCCCGTGCACGAACAACCCCTATACCATTGCCCTAAGCTTGGGCACGGCTGCAGAGCTCAGTTCAAGACGGCTAGTGGGCTCTGTCAACATATTGAGGATGGATCATGTGGCGTCGCCAGGTTTAAGGCGATTCAGGATAGTATGGAGATCCTGGTTCGTGGAGTTAGACGCATCGCCTTTTAA